Below is a window of Thermodesulfobacteriota bacterium DNA.
ACTCGGTGTTTCATAAGCCCAATGGCAAATACATAATCGTCTTTTTCTATGAATTCATATACCTCAAATGCCTCTGTATCAAAGAGCTCGCCTAGGATGGCAATAAATTCTCTTGCTCCCTTCTTGCCATGAAAAGTTCTATAGTTAGGGACGGTGTCGGGCCCAGGGGCTGAGAACACGGCGTCTTCATGTACAGCTTCAATCGCCTGATCTAGATCCTGATTGAAAAGGGCTGATAAAAATTTTTGAACTGCATTATCGCTCATCACTGTTCTCCGTTAATTTTTACATATCTATTTTATAAACACTGTCGGGCTTAATTTTAAAAATCACCCTTACATCGCCCTCTTGATGATATGGGTATTTATCCTGCCCAATGTACTTCTTCGCCAAAACATCTGTATGCTCAAACGCACCATCATGGGTTTCTTCAACCACTTTTCCCCTTATCATTGCCTGACGGTAGGGGTTCTCAGAATCAACTATTGCAAGTGCGACTCTTGGGTCCTGTCTGAAATTATCTGTTTTAACACGTCCCTCTGCAGTGTTTAGTAAAATGTGCTCGCCGTCTGTGTCTACCCACATAACGCTTACCTGTGGGGAGCCGTCAGACATAAGGGTTGCCACGGAGGCAAATGCGATTGAGTCTTTAATAAGTTTTTGTACAAACTCGTCTAGTGCCATAGTTCTTCTCCTTGTTATTTGTTTATAAAATCAGTATAGCTTGAGAGTAGTGAGCTACAAAGCGGATTAATAGCTGCTTAACATTTAGTCTAATAATGAAAAAGGGGTACTCCGTATGAAGTGCCCCTTTTTTAGGTAATGATTCCAAAAATCTTTTATTTATTGTTGTAGTTGTCTTCTTCTAAGATAAATTGCTGCTGCACCTAAGAGTAAAACACCTGTGATGATAAGACCCCATTCAGACATTGTAGGCACTTCCAGTTCCTCTCTACCTAAAAAGGCTATGGCGCCCATTTGGTTAAATGGCCCGGTTGAGAGTCCAATTACCTCAATATCTCCAGTCTGTGCATTTAACTTTATTAAGTTTGAGCCAGACATAAATTCTACTCTGCCCTCAAGTTCTAAATCTCCAGGTGGTCGAAAATCAGGAGTAATAAACTCTACAAGCATACCAAAGAGCTCACCAGTTCCCGGATGTGCATCCAAAGTACTTATGGCAACAAGCTCCGGAGCTTCTGGTGGAATGTTTAGTGCGGCTAATTTAATGGCACTACCTATAGCAGCATTTAGCATGTTAACATCGCCCGTGTTAACTAACCTATCAGTTGTATGATATAGCTGGTCCATGGCTGAAAACCCGATCGCATCAAATGATCGTCCTGTTCCCGTCAGACCTACAAGAGAGGCTTTGCCGGTTAGGGTATCAATTGTAGCAAGAACCTCATCTTCTTCTTCAGGATCTATAAGTCTGTTTAAACCCTGGTTACCCCCGCCGCCACCAATGAGAACTCCAGAAAGACCGTTTACTATGGCAAAAAGAGTGCCGTCTGATCTAAATGATATATCAGTGACAATAAGTTCAGACTGAATTCCTAAAGAACCTATTAGTGTTCCTTGACCCGTTGCTATATCAATCTCTACTAATAGCTGTCCATTGTCATCTTCTTCCATTCTGGCTTCTGGAGATACTTCTTCGCCTACGGGAGGCCCATTGTCTTCATCCTCCGGTAATCTTAGACAGACGGCAAAAGCTCTATCAGTTGCCGGCTCGAAATCAAGCCCTGCGCAACCAAAAAACCCTGTCTTTCCTATAGGTGTAACTGCTCCTGTCGCGGGGTCAATTTCATAGAGCATTGCTTGAGGAAACTCTTCCTCTTCATCCATGTTGAATTCTATTTCAGGTATCTGGCCATCATCATTTGGATCATTGGCCTCCTGTGCTATTCCTAGTAGCCTTATGCCTGCAGCACTGCCTTGTAAAGTAAATGAAAAAAGCATTGTAAAAACAACTAAAGCGCTAAATAAATATCTCATTTGTTATCCCTCCATTATTTGCTTCCTTCTTCTTAGGTAAACTACCGCCGCTCCTAAGAATAGTACGCCAGTGATAATCAGTCCCCACTCAGACATGGTTGGAACTTGTCTCTCGTCTTGGTTTAAAGCCGCTATAGCACCAAAGAATTCGGGCGGGTTGCCATCTGCATCAATTAAGTCTGTTGGCCCGACCCCGCTAATCACACCTGTTTGAGGGTCTATAGTGGTTAAATAAAAACCTGGGATTGAAAAATCAACCCTGGGTGCAAGTTCATCATCTGTTAGATCTCGACCATCTGGTTGCTGAGGGAATATGAGGAGCATTGAGAATAATTTGTTCTTTTCTGTGGAAAAGTCCATTGAATAGATCAGGCGAAGAGACTCTGGACCAACAGGATAAACTATGTCCGCAAGTTTACTTGCAAGGGCTGTGCTTTCATTTAGCATATGAGTTGCTGCATCTTCGAAGTTCTCTGCCGTATGATAAAGTTTTCCTATAGGGGAGTGTCCAATTGTTCCAAAGATTCCTCCGGTTCCAGTTGCGCCGACGATTGAAGCTTCACCAGTCGTAGTGTTAATTCTGAGAAGAGTGGCTTCTGTAATCTCCGGAAGCACTCTAGCTTCAGGGTTTAATATTATTTCTTCATCAATGACTTCCATTCCACCATCCCCCGGATTATCAGGAAATGACGTCACTACACCAAATAATACTCCGTTTGGATTAAAGGAAATGTCTGTCACTCCTGAGTCGGTCTGATCCGGGCTTATGCCCAAAGGCCCTATCTCAGTCGCCATACCAGTCTCTACATCAATTAAAACCAGTATCTGACCTACGTCCTCAGGGTCTACTCTAGTCTCTGGAGCTAATTCTGGGTTGTCTGGTCCAATAAGTATTGGCATATCAGGATTTTCTTTCAATCTTTCACATACACCAAAAAGCCTATTTGTTATAGGTTCAAAATCTAATCCGATACAATCTTGAACTCCCATCCCACCTATTCTGGTTGGCTCTCCTGTATCAGGATCAATCTTGTTTAGAAAAGATTGTTGCTCTTCCACCTCAAATGCTTCTACCGCTTGAGAGGTAGCGTAAAGCTCAGCGTTGGCACTTAAAGAAAATCCAAATGATACAGCTATGAGTAAAACTATGAGTGAACTTAAAAGAATTCTCATCTTCTATCCTCCATAGAAATTTGTTTTTATCAGATCCTGAGGCAAACAAGTGAGTAAAAATAGGACGGGCAGCCCCTTCTCAAAAATGGATTTAGCCTCTGAATTCTGTAAATCAAAAAATTTCAGGTTTAAAAGATGAATACTGAGAGGATCTACAATTTGGTCATGTAATGCTCAGCATTTCCCGCCATCTTTGTACCTATATATAATTTTAGCACGATCGCTCAGAAATGACAATCTCTTTGAATATAGAAATATAATGAGATAGATAGGTTGCATAGGGATGAAATAAAAAAGGGGCACACCCTAAGGAATGCCCCTTTAAAGGATATAATGTTGAGAAAATTTAAATTTCTGTGTTTAGTCTGCGTCTTCTTAAGTATAGAACTGCTGCACCTAAGAAAAGAATACCTGTAATGATTAGCCCGTACTCCGACATTGTCGGTACCATTCTAGGCTCGCCTTTTACGGCTATGGCCAGCATGGCCTCTTGAGTACCTGCTGTCTGGCCAATTATGTTTAGTAGGCCAGTGTTTGGATCTATCATGGTTAAAAAGCTTCCAGTTGCTGCTATATTTCTTGTGGCAAGCTCTGCGGGAGAAGGTCCATCGTCATCATCATCTTCTTCTGCAAGAAAGAACCCGTACATGTTACCAGATGTCATGTCTGCATCTTTAGAGCTTATTGATTTACGGAAATCAGCAAAGTCTGCGGGAGGAATAATATCGCGGACATATGTTGAGACGCCGCTGAACTGGTTTAACATGCGTGACTCTAAGAAGTCTGCCTCTTTTAGGAAAGATGTGGCACAATGATCCAGAACCTGAGCTGCTGTGAACCCTATAGCGGCAATTGAATCTTGAACCCCTGTTTCACCAACAGGAGTAAATGCCCCAGTATTCAAATTAAGTATTCCAAGTGCATTACCCTCTAACTCCTCAACGTTGTTTGTTGTCTTTAGTATGCTACCACTGCGCTGACAAGACTGGCAAATAAAATAGGCAAACAAGACGCCGTCTTCTCTGAAACTGATATCAGTAATGAAGTTTCCGTCATATCCAATTCTGTCACCGAGCGGTCCTATTTCAGTGCCTTCACCAGTATTTTTATCTATGAGAACAAGAAATTGTCCTATTCCTTCGTCCTCTCCCAATTGTATGATATCTCCTGGAAATCCATTATCATCGTCTTCTAATATTCTGTTGCAAACTGCATAGAACTCTCCAGTACCAGGATGTATATCCAAACCAGCGCATTCCCTAAAACCTGTTGAGCCGACCTCGGATTTTTCTCCGGTCTGAGGGTTAATTGTGTAGAGTGTAGTGGGGCCAAAAGTCATTTGAAATATTTGTCTGGTATCAAAATCAATAATATCAAAATC
It encodes the following:
- a CDS encoding nuclear transport factor 2 family protein encodes the protein MSDNAVQKFLSALFNQDLDQAIEAVHEDAVFSAPGPDTVPNYRTFHGKKGAREFIAILGELFDTEAFEVYEFIEKDDYVFAIGLMKHRV
- a CDS encoding PPOX class F420-dependent oxidoreductase, whose amino-acid sequence is MALDEFVQKLIKDSIAFASVATLMSDGSPQVSVMWVDTDGEHILLNTAEGRVKTDNFRQDPRVALAIVDSENPYRQAMIRGKVVEETHDGAFEHTDVLAKKYIGQDKYPYHQEGDVRVIFKIKPDSVYKIDM
- a CDS encoding IPTL-CTERM sorting domain-containing protein, with translation MRYLFSALVVFTMLFSFTLQGSAAGIRLLGIAQEANDPNDDGQIPEIEFNMDEEEEFPQAMLYEIDPATGAVTPIGKTGFFGCAGLDFEPATDRAFAVCLRLPEDEDNGPPVGEEVSPEARMEEDDNGQLLVEIDIATGQGTLIGSLGIQSELIVTDISFRSDGTLFAIVNGLSGVLIGGGGGNQGLNRLIDPEEEDEVLATIDTLTGKASLVGLTGTGRSFDAIGFSAMDQLYHTTDRLVNTGDVNMLNAAIGSAIKLAALNIPPEAPELVAISTLDAHPGTGELFGMLVEFITPDFRPPGDLELEGRVEFMSGSNLIKLNAQTGDIEVIGLSTGPFNQMGAIAFLGREELEVPTMSEWGLIITGVLLLGAAAIYLRRRQLQQ
- a CDS encoding IPTL-CTERM sorting domain-containing protein, translated to MRILLSSLIVLLIAVSFGFSLSANAELYATSQAVEAFEVEEQQSFLNKIDPDTGEPTRIGGMGVQDCIGLDFEPITNRLFGVCERLKENPDMPILIGPDNPELAPETRVDPEDVGQILVLIDVETGMATEIGPLGISPDQTDSGVTDISFNPNGVLFGVVTSFPDNPGDGGMEVIDEEIILNPEARVLPEITEATLLRINTTTGEASIVGATGTGGIFGTIGHSPIGKLYHTAENFEDAATHMLNESTALASKLADIVYPVGPESLRLIYSMDFSTEKNKLFSMLLIFPQQPDGRDLTDDELAPRVDFSIPGFYLTTIDPQTGVISGVGPTDLIDADGNPPEFFGAIAALNQDERQVPTMSEWGLIITGVLFLGAAVVYLRRRKQIMEG